Proteins from one Streptomyces sp. NBC_00289 genomic window:
- a CDS encoding DHA2 family efflux MFS transporter permease subunit, giving the protein MAGDAPVATGHARDARDPHVPGNVLVSIGALLLGMLLAALDQTIVSTALPTIVSDLGGLDHLSWVVTAYLLASTAATPLWGKLGDQYGRKKLFQTAIVIFLIGSALCGMAQNMPQLIAFRALQGLGGGGLMVLSMAIVGDLVPPRERGRYQGLFGAVFGATSVLGPLLGGLFTEHLSWRWVFYVNLPVGVVALAVIASTLHIPRKVTPHVIDYLGTFLIASVATCLVLVASLGGTTWGWGSPQVVVLTVLGVALAVVFVRVERRAAEPVLPLKLFRIRTFTLSAVISFIVGFAMFGAMTYLPTFLQVVRGVSPTVSGVYMLPMVAGLLLASTASGQIVSRTGRWKVFPVLGTGVTTLGLLLLHRLDEHSSTAAMSGCFFVFGLGLGLVMQVLVLIVQNSVSYEDLGVATSGATFFRSIGASFGVAIFGTVFASRLGDKLADALRGAQLPPGVTADALESDPRGIATLSPALRPAALHAYASSITDVFLYAAPVALLGFVLAWFLKEDKLRGSVTAPDVTETLASNPVERSSYDEVCRALSVLGTREGRRRIYEKITERAGYDLLPAASWLLLRIKKYGWVEPAVLSDRSAVPLGVLVDAARQVEERGLAERAGLDMTLTDRGREVAERLALAREESLAELLGDWWGPDRPTDLAQLVRELNEELCGSDREEPHGGPATHVG; this is encoded by the coding sequence ATGGCAGGGGATGCGCCCGTCGCGACCGGGCACGCGCGAGACGCGAGGGACCCGCACGTGCCCGGCAACGTCCTCGTCTCGATCGGCGCGCTGCTGCTCGGCATGTTGCTGGCCGCCCTGGACCAGACCATCGTCTCGACCGCCCTGCCCACGATCGTCAGCGACCTCGGCGGTCTCGACCATCTCTCGTGGGTGGTCACGGCGTACCTGCTGGCATCGACCGCCGCGACCCCGCTCTGGGGCAAACTCGGCGACCAGTACGGGCGCAAGAAGCTGTTCCAGACCGCGATCGTGATCTTCCTCATCGGATCTGCCCTGTGCGGCATGGCGCAGAACATGCCCCAGCTCATCGCCTTCCGCGCGCTCCAGGGACTGGGCGGCGGCGGGCTGATGGTGCTGTCGATGGCGATCGTCGGCGACCTCGTCCCACCCCGTGAACGCGGCCGCTACCAGGGCCTGTTCGGCGCGGTCTTCGGGGCGACCAGCGTGCTCGGCCCGCTGCTCGGCGGCCTGTTCACCGAGCACCTGAGCTGGCGCTGGGTCTTCTACGTCAACCTGCCCGTCGGCGTCGTCGCGCTCGCGGTGATCGCGAGCACCCTGCACATTCCGCGCAAGGTCACCCCGCACGTCATCGACTACCTCGGTACGTTCCTCATCGCCTCCGTGGCCACCTGCCTGGTGCTGGTGGCCTCGCTCGGCGGTACCACCTGGGGCTGGGGTTCGCCGCAGGTGGTCGTCCTCACGGTGCTGGGCGTCGCGCTGGCCGTGGTGTTCGTCCGCGTCGAGCGGAGGGCGGCCGAGCCGGTCCTGCCGCTCAAACTCTTCCGGATCCGCACCTTCACCCTCTCCGCCGTCATCAGCTTCATCGTCGGCTTCGCCATGTTCGGCGCGATGACCTACCTGCCGACCTTCCTCCAGGTCGTGCGGGGCGTCTCGCCGACCGTGTCCGGGGTGTACATGCTGCCGATGGTGGCCGGCCTGCTGCTGGCCTCCACGGCCTCCGGCCAGATCGTCAGCCGCACCGGCCGCTGGAAGGTGTTCCCGGTCCTGGGCACCGGCGTCACCACCCTCGGCCTGCTCCTGCTGCACCGGCTCGACGAGCACAGCTCCACCGCGGCGATGAGCGGCTGCTTCTTCGTCTTCGGCCTGGGCCTGGGCCTGGTCATGCAGGTCCTCGTCCTCATCGTGCAGAACTCGGTCTCCTACGAGGATCTCGGCGTCGCCACCTCCGGCGCGACCTTCTTCCGGTCCATCGGGGCCTCCTTCGGCGTGGCCATCTTCGGCACGGTCTTCGCGAGCCGTCTCGGTGACAAGCTCGCGGACGCCCTCCGGGGTGCCCAGCTCCCGCCCGGCGTCACGGCGGACGCGCTGGAGTCCGACCCGCGGGGCATCGCCACACTGTCCCCCGCCCTGCGCCCGGCGGCCCTGCACGCCTACGCCTCGTCCATCACCGACGTCTTCCTGTACGCCGCTCCCGTCGCCCTCCTCGGCTTCGTGCTGGCCTGGTTCCTGAAGGAGGACAAGCTGCGCGGCTCCGTCACGGCACCCGATGTCACCGAGACCCTCGCCAGCAACCCGGTCGAGCGCTCGTCGTACGACGAGGTGTGCCGCGCGCTGTCCGTCCTCGGCACCCGCGAGGGCCGCCGTCGGATCTACGAGAAGATCACCGAACGGGCCGGCTACGACCTGCTGCCCGCGGCGAGCTGGCTGCTGCTGCGGATCAAGAAGTACGGCTGGGTGGAGCCGGCCGTCCTCTCCGACCGCAGCGCCGTCCCCCTGGGTGTCCTGGTCGACGCCGCCCGGCAGGTCGAGGAACGGGGCCTGGCCGAGCGTGCGGGCCTCGACATGACGCTGACCGACCGGGGCCGCGAGGTCGCGGAACGGCTGGCGCTCGCCCGGGAGGAGTCCCTGGCCGAGCTCCTCGGCGACTGGTGGGGCCCGGACCGGCCGACCGACCTCGCCCAGCTGGTGCGGGAGCTGAACGAGGAGCTGTGCGGCTCGGACCGGGAGGAACCGCACGGCGGTCCGGCCACGCATGTCGGCTGA
- a CDS encoding DoxX family protein produces MTERLNSAQPYALGLFRIVVGLVFALHGAASIFGILGGAAGTNGGTLDSGTWPGWYAAVIQVVAGTLVTLGLGTRAAAFLASGSMAYAYFKVHAPIGLGPSENGGEPAALFSWAFLLLVFTGSGAFGLDRLFARRAATRSRPAAEKTPVAA; encoded by the coding sequence ATGACCGAACGCCTCAACAGCGCCCAGCCGTACGCCCTCGGCCTGTTCCGCATCGTCGTCGGCCTGGTCTTCGCCCTGCACGGAGCAGCCTCGATCTTCGGCATCCTCGGCGGCGCCGCGGGTACCAACGGCGGCACCCTCGACTCCGGTACCTGGCCCGGCTGGTACGCGGCCGTGATCCAGGTGGTCGCCGGCACGCTCGTGACCCTCGGCCTCGGCACCCGGGCCGCCGCGTTCCTCGCCTCGGGCTCGATGGCGTACGCCTACTTCAAGGTGCACGCGCCGATCGGCCTGGGTCCGTCGGAGAACGGCGGCGAGCCCGCCGCCCTGTTCAGCTGGGCCTTCCTGCTGCTGGTCTTCACCGGCTCCGGCGCCTTCGGCCTGGACCGGCTGTTCGCCCGGCGCGCGGCCACCCGCAGCCGGCCGGCCGCGGAGAAGACCCCGGTGGCCGCGTAA
- a CDS encoding DUF2277 domain-containing protein: MCRSIKTLRPPVLPEEATEADIRAAALQYVRKVSGFRAPAAHNQEVFDRAVDVIAEATAELLAGLEVRGQAGRRAG; the protein is encoded by the coding sequence ATGTGCCGGAGCATCAAGACACTTCGTCCGCCCGTGTTGCCCGAGGAGGCGACGGAGGCCGATATTCGGGCCGCCGCGCTGCAGTACGTACGGAAGGTCTCCGGGTTTCGGGCGCCCGCCGCACACAACCAGGAGGTGTTCGACCGTGCCGTGGACGTGATCGCGGAGGCCACCGCGGAGCTGTTGGCGGGGCTGGAGGTTCGGGGGCAGGCGGGGCGGCGGGCCGGGTAG
- a CDS encoding HAD family hydrolase, translating to MTATAAPTVLTARALLLDMDGTLVNSDAVVERCWRRWAERHGLDAGEVMKVVHGRQGYASMALLLPDRPMEQNHADNARMLAEETADMDGVVAVPGAPEFLAALRGLPHALVTSADVPLSTARMAAAGLGLPDIRVTAESVGASKPDPEGFLKGAAELGIAPADCVVFEDSAAGITAGRAAGMRVVGVGPRAGLHNPDALVHDLTQVRVEAAGDEGIRLYVG from the coding sequence ATGACGGCCACCGCCGCGCCCACCGTGCTCACCGCCCGTGCCCTGCTGCTGGACATGGACGGCACACTCGTCAACTCCGACGCCGTCGTCGAGCGCTGCTGGCGGCGCTGGGCCGAGCGGCACGGGCTGGACGCGGGCGAGGTCATGAAGGTCGTCCACGGGCGACAGGGCTACGCGTCGATGGCCCTGCTGCTGCCGGACCGGCCCATGGAGCAGAACCACGCCGACAACGCGCGCATGCTCGCCGAGGAGACCGCCGACATGGACGGCGTCGTCGCCGTCCCCGGCGCACCGGAGTTCCTCGCCGCCCTGCGCGGCCTGCCGCACGCCCTGGTGACCTCCGCCGACGTCCCCCTGTCCACGGCCCGGATGGCCGCCGCCGGCCTCGGCCTTCCGGACATCCGGGTGACCGCCGAATCCGTCGGCGCCAGCAAGCCCGACCCGGAAGGCTTCCTCAAGGGCGCCGCGGAACTGGGCATCGCACCCGCCGACTGCGTCGTCTTCGAGGACTCGGCGGCCGGCATCACCGCCGGCCGCGCCGCGGGAATGCGGGTCGTCGGCGTCGGCCCGAGGGCCGGCCTCCACAACCCGGACGCCCTCGTGCACGACCTCACGCAGGTACGCGTGGAGGCGGCGGGCGACGAGGGGATCCGGTTGTACGTGGGGTAG
- a CDS encoding FAD/NAD(P)-binding protein, with protein MSAPTADHVPVSVALVGAGPRGTSVLERLSASVPDLLPPAARLTVHVVDPAPPGPGRVWRTAQSAELLMNTVACQVTLFTDHSVDCSGPVRPGPSLHEWADGELGPDEYPTRAHYGRYLEWVFAKTVRELPPGVRVETHAARAVRLDDAPDGRQTLTLDDGRTLTGLAAVVLAQGHLPVAADTAQRGLTAYAGRHGLRHVPPANPADVDLSPLAPGEPVLLRGLGLNFFDHTALLTTGRGGRFERAPGGRLRYLASGREPRLYAGSRRGVPYQARGDNAKGAHGRHLPLVLTDEAVASFRKRADSGEAPDFLAEIWPLVAKEVETVYYEGLVGALEFRVRGFAAGESGLPEPGAPQFRDRFLATAHRSPQEAAVLDEFGVPEADRWSWDRISRPYAGRTFATPDAWRDWLLGHLHEDAAQAALGNVAGPLKAALDVLRDLRNELRLIVDHGGLAGASRRDHLDRWYTPLNAFLSIGPPRRRVEELAALVEAGVVEVLGPRLEVREEDGAWVAHSPEVPGSAVRVTTLVEARLPEPDLRRTGDDLLARLLKTGQCRPHAVEGGYETGGLDVTRRPYRLMDRQGRVHTRRFAFGVPTEGVHWVTAAGARPGVDSVTLSDADAVARAVLRAAAGEAEPQAEAHAWPNVELASID; from the coding sequence TTGTCTGCACCGACCGCGGACCACGTGCCCGTCTCCGTCGCCCTGGTCGGCGCCGGCCCGCGCGGCACCAGCGTCCTGGAACGCCTCAGCGCCTCCGTGCCCGACCTCCTCCCGCCGGCCGCGCGGCTGACGGTCCACGTCGTCGATCCGGCACCGCCCGGCCCCGGGCGGGTGTGGCGCACCGCGCAGTCGGCCGAGCTGCTGATGAACACCGTGGCCTGCCAGGTGACCCTGTTCACCGATCACAGCGTGGACTGCTCCGGCCCGGTCCGGCCGGGCCCGAGCCTCCACGAGTGGGCGGACGGCGAGCTGGGACCGGACGAGTACCCGACCCGTGCCCACTACGGCCGGTACCTGGAGTGGGTGTTCGCGAAGACGGTGCGCGAACTGCCGCCCGGGGTGCGCGTCGAGACACACGCGGCACGCGCGGTACGGCTCGACGACGCCCCCGACGGCCGCCAGACCCTGACGCTCGACGACGGCCGCACCCTGACCGGGCTGGCCGCCGTGGTCCTCGCACAGGGCCATCTGCCGGTGGCCGCGGACACGGCGCAGCGCGGGCTGACCGCGTACGCCGGACGCCACGGCCTGCGGCACGTCCCGCCCGCCAACCCGGCGGACGTCGACCTCTCCCCGCTCGCCCCCGGTGAACCGGTGCTGCTGCGCGGCCTGGGCCTCAACTTCTTCGACCACACGGCCCTGTTGACGACAGGGCGCGGCGGCCGCTTCGAGCGCGCCCCGGGCGGCCGGCTGCGCTACCTCGCCTCCGGCCGCGAGCCGCGCCTGTACGCCGGTTCGCGGCGCGGCGTCCCGTACCAGGCCCGCGGAGACAACGCGAAGGGCGCCCACGGCCGTCACCTCCCGCTCGTGCTGACCGACGAGGCCGTCGCCAGCTTCCGCAAGCGCGCCGACTCCGGCGAGGCGCCGGACTTCCTCGCCGAGATATGGCCGCTGGTGGCGAAGGAGGTGGAGACGGTCTACTACGAAGGGCTCGTCGGCGCCCTGGAGTTCAGGGTGCGGGGGTTCGCGGCCGGGGAGTCCGGCCTTCCGGAGCCCGGCGCCCCGCAGTTCAGGGACCGCTTCCTGGCCACCGCCCACCGCAGCCCCCAGGAGGCGGCCGTACTGGACGAGTTCGGGGTGCCGGAGGCCGACCGCTGGTCCTGGGACCGGATCTCCCGGCCGTACGCGGGCCGCACCTTCGCGACACCGGACGCCTGGCGGGACTGGCTGCTCGGCCATCTGCACGAGGACGCGGCGCAGGCGGCCCTGGGCAATGTCGCCGGCCCACTGAAGGCGGCCCTCGACGTGCTGCGGGACCTGCGCAACGAGCTGCGGCTGATCGTCGACCACGGCGGGCTCGCCGGCGCGTCCCGGCGGGACCATCTGGACCGCTGGTACACGCCGCTCAACGCGTTCCTGTCCATCGGCCCGCCCCGGCGCCGCGTCGAGGAACTGGCCGCGCTGGTGGAGGCGGGCGTGGTGGAGGTGCTCGGACCGCGGCTGGAGGTGCGGGAGGAGGACGGGGCGTGGGTGGCGCACTCGCCGGAGGTGCCCGGCTCCGCTGTCCGGGTGACGACGCTGGTGGAGGCGCGGCTGCCGGAACCGGATCTGCGGCGCACCGGCGACGACCTCCTCGCCCGGCTGCTGAAGACCGGGCAGTGCCGCCCGCACGCCGTCGAGGGCGGGTACGAGACCGGTGGGCTGGACGTGACGCGGCGGCCGTACCGCCTGATGGACCGTCAAGGACGCGTGCACACACGGCGGTTCGCCTTCGGGGTGCCCACTGAGGGCGTGCACTGGGTGACCGCGGCAGGTGCGCGACCGGGTGTGGATTCGGTCACGCTTTCGGACGCCGACGCGGTGGCGAGAGCCGTTCTACGTGCGGCGGCGGGCGAAGCGGAACCCCAAGCGGAAGCACACGCATGGCCAAATGTTGAACTTGCAAGTATTGATTAG
- a CDS encoding GNAT family N-acetyltransferase: MTWTLAPEPFDSPVAAALWRAYYTEVSDRWYLLHEGRRTDPAELEREIAAETGADLAPPKGQLVVARYDGEPAGSAGVRLLDAATAELTRVFLYEGMRGRGGAALLVRAAEDAARALGATRLILDTRGDLVEARALYARLGYTETAPHNDDPYADHWFTRNLG, translated from the coding sequence ATGACGTGGACCCTCGCTCCGGAACCCTTCGACTCCCCGGTCGCCGCCGCGCTGTGGCGGGCGTACTACACGGAGGTCAGCGACCGCTGGTACCTGCTGCACGAAGGGCGCCGGACCGACCCCGCCGAGCTGGAACGGGAGATCGCCGCCGAAACGGGCGCGGATCTCGCCCCGCCCAAGGGGCAGTTGGTGGTCGCACGGTACGACGGTGAACCGGCCGGCAGCGCGGGCGTACGGCTGCTCGACGCCGCGACCGCCGAACTCACCCGGGTGTTCCTGTACGAGGGGATGCGCGGCCGGGGCGGTGCCGCGCTCCTCGTACGGGCGGCCGAGGACGCGGCCCGCGCCCTGGGCGCCACCCGGCTGATCCTCGACACCCGCGGGGACCTCGTGGAGGCCCGCGCGCTGTACGCCCGCCTCGGCTACACGGAGACGGCGCCCCACAACGACGACCCGTACGCCGACCACTGGTTCACCAGGAACCTCGGCTGA
- a CDS encoding TMEM165/GDT1 family protein codes for MISITVTALVFGVVFLAELPDKTALAGLVLGTRYRASYVFAGVAAAFTLHVVLAVAAGSVLTLLPQRLVHALTGLLFLGGAAVLLLKKDDGEEEIRKPEDQSFWKVAGAGFMLILVAEFGDLTQIMTANLAARYDDPLSVGLGAVLALWAVAGLGIVGGRALMKRVPLELITRIAAVLMLGLGVWSLWEAVAG; via the coding sequence TTGATCAGCATCACCGTGACGGCGCTCGTCTTCGGCGTCGTCTTCCTCGCCGAACTGCCGGACAAGACCGCGCTCGCCGGCCTCGTCCTCGGCACTCGCTACCGCGCCTCGTACGTCTTCGCCGGCGTCGCCGCCGCCTTCACCCTGCACGTGGTGCTGGCCGTCGCGGCCGGCAGCGTGCTGACGCTGCTGCCCCAGCGGCTCGTGCACGCGCTGACGGGCCTGCTCTTCCTGGGCGGCGCCGCGGTGCTGCTGCTGAAGAAGGACGACGGCGAGGAGGAGATCCGCAAGCCGGAGGATCAGTCCTTCTGGAAGGTCGCCGGTGCGGGTTTCATGCTCATCCTGGTCGCCGAGTTCGGCGACCTCACGCAGATCATGACGGCGAACCTCGCGGCCCGCTACGACGACCCGCTGTCCGTCGGCCTCGGTGCCGTGCTGGCGCTGTGGGCGGTGGCCGGACTCGGCATCGTCGGCGGCAGGGCGCTGATGAAGCGGGTGCCGCTGGAACTGATCACCCGGATCGCCGCCGTGCTGATGCTGGGCCTCGGCGTGTGGAGCCTGTGGGAGGCCGTGGCCGGATGA
- a CDS encoding HNH endonuclease family protein: MPKFYARRRLSILATLTGLIASVALFNSPSASAALPTPVSAATARTYLSSLTVATEVRTGYDRDLFPTWITISGTCNTREYVLKRDGSNVVVNSACTATSGSWYSPYDGATWTAASDLDIDHLVPLAEAWDSGARNWTTAQRQGFANDVTRPQLLAVTDNVNQSKSDQDPAEWMPSLTSYRCTYVRAWVQVKYYYGLSVDSAEKSALTSYLSGC; this comes from the coding sequence ATGCCGAAGTTCTACGCGCGTCGACGGCTGAGCATACTCGCGACCCTCACCGGCCTCATAGCCTCCGTCGCACTCTTCAACTCGCCGTCCGCCTCCGCCGCCCTCCCCACCCCGGTCAGCGCCGCCACCGCCCGCACCTACCTCTCCTCCCTCACCGTGGCCACCGAGGTCCGCACCGGCTACGACCGGGACCTGTTCCCGACCTGGATCACCATCAGCGGCACCTGCAACACCCGCGAGTACGTCCTCAAGCGCGACGGCTCCAACGTCGTCGTGAACTCCGCCTGCACGGCCACCAGCGGCAGCTGGTACTCCCCGTACGACGGCGCCACCTGGACCGCCGCGTCCGACCTGGACATCGACCACCTCGTCCCGCTCGCCGAGGCCTGGGACTCCGGCGCGCGCAACTGGACCACCGCCCAGCGCCAGGGCTTCGCCAACGACGTGACCCGGCCGCAGCTCCTCGCCGTCACGGACAACGTGAACCAGTCCAAGAGCGACCAGGACCCGGCCGAGTGGATGCCGTCGCTCACCTCGTACCGCTGCACCTACGTCCGCGCCTGGGTGCAGGTGAAGTACTACTACGGCCTGTCGGTCGACTCGGCCGAGAAGTCCGCGCTCACGAGCTACCTCTCCGGCTGCTGA
- a CDS encoding alkaline phosphatase D family protein has product MAELRLGPLLRYADSSSATIWVEASRPCTAEVRCADGAEGSARTFQVAGHHYALVPVDGLAPDTTRSYEVYLDGDRVWPLPEAPFSAFPPSVIHTPGQDDGVRVAFGSCRWAAPAADAHDPVGPDALDTLAARIAADPEGERPDVLLLLGDQVYADETSQDTQRWLAARRDLSEPPGTGVADYEEYTHLYYESWLDPEIRWLLSTVPSCMIFDDHDVIDDWNTSASWLADMRATPWWQERLLSGLMSYWVYQHLGNLSPAELATDPLYAAVRETPDGTGLLREFAGRADADAASVRWSYRRDFGRVRLLMVDSRAARVLEEDRRAMLDPGEERWLREQVLEEPGSYDHLLIGTSLPWLLPHLVNDAENWDAALCRGRRGARLARFGEYLRRRADLEHWAAFPASFEALGELIAEAGSGPGAPATVCVLSGDVHHAYVAEARWPSRAEGAPRARVVQLTCSPVHNSIPLTMRLGFRFGWSAVARALGRGLARHGGCPPPSVKWRKTGGPWFGNQLMTLTLRGRSARLRLEQALTTDAGRARLEVVRESELAP; this is encoded by the coding sequence GTGGCGGAACTGCGCCTGGGACCACTGCTGAGGTATGCCGACAGCTCGTCCGCGACCATCTGGGTCGAGGCGAGCCGTCCGTGCACCGCCGAGGTGCGCTGCGCCGACGGCGCCGAGGGCTCGGCCCGCACCTTCCAGGTCGCGGGGCACCACTACGCTCTCGTGCCGGTCGACGGACTGGCACCGGACACGACCCGGTCCTACGAGGTGTATCTCGACGGCGACCGCGTGTGGCCGCTGCCCGAGGCGCCCTTCTCGGCGTTCCCGCCCTCGGTGATCCACACCCCCGGGCAGGACGACGGCGTGCGGGTCGCCTTCGGCTCGTGCCGCTGGGCCGCGCCCGCCGCCGACGCGCACGATCCGGTGGGCCCCGACGCCCTGGACACGCTGGCGGCCCGGATCGCCGCGGACCCCGAGGGCGAACGACCGGACGTCCTGCTGCTGCTCGGCGACCAGGTGTACGCCGACGAGACCTCCCAGGACACCCAGCGCTGGCTGGCCGCCCGCCGCGACCTGAGCGAGCCGCCGGGCACCGGGGTCGCCGACTACGAGGAGTACACCCACCTCTACTACGAGTCCTGGCTCGACCCCGAGATCCGCTGGCTGCTGTCCACCGTGCCCAGCTGCATGATCTTCGACGACCACGACGTCATCGACGACTGGAACACCTCCGCGTCCTGGCTCGCCGACATGCGCGCCACCCCCTGGTGGCAGGAACGACTGCTGAGCGGCCTGATGTCGTACTGGGTGTACCAGCACCTCGGCAACCTCTCCCCCGCCGAACTCGCCACCGACCCCCTCTACGCGGCCGTCCGCGAGACCCCCGACGGCACCGGTCTCCTCCGGGAGTTCGCCGGCCGGGCCGACGCCGACGCGGCCTCGGTGCGCTGGAGCTACCGGCGCGACTTCGGCCGCGTACGCCTGCTGATGGTGGACAGCCGGGCGGCCCGCGTCCTCGAGGAGGACCGCCGCGCGATGCTCGACCCGGGCGAGGAGCGCTGGCTGCGCGAACAGGTGCTGGAGGAACCCGGCTCCTACGACCATCTCCTCATCGGCACCTCGCTGCCCTGGCTGCTGCCGCATCTGGTGAACGACGCCGAGAACTGGGACGCCGCGCTGTGCCGGGGCCGGCGCGGCGCCCGCCTGGCGCGGTTCGGTGAGTATCTGCGGCGCCGGGCCGACCTGGAGCACTGGGCCGCGTTCCCGGCGTCCTTCGAGGCCCTCGGTGAGCTGATCGCCGAGGCCGGTTCCGGGCCGGGGGCACCGGCGACGGTCTGTGTGCTGTCGGGAGACGTCCACCACGCGTATGTGGCCGAGGCGCGGTGGCCGTCACGGGCCGAAGGTGCTCCCCGGGCGCGGGTGGTGCAGCTGACCTGCTCTCCCGTCCACAACTCCATCCCGCTGACGATGCGCCTCGGCTTCCGCTTCGGCTGGAGCGCGGTGGCCCGGGCCCTGGGCAGGGGGCTCGCCCGGCACGGCGGCTGTCCGCCGCCGTCGGTCAAGTGGCGCAAGACGGGCGGTCCCTGGTTCGGCAACCAGCTCATGACGCTCACGCTGCGCGGGCGTTCGGCCCGGCTCCGGCTGGAGCAGGCGCTGACGACCGACGCCGGGCGGGCGCGGCTCGAGGTGGTGCGGGAGTCCGAACTCGCCCCCTGA
- a CDS encoding peptidoglycan-binding protein has product MDEGRAERVDKPKGHLCPECGAPRGADNTPSCDCRQRASEALLHTRTAEAAAAEDFDPLRIRPYVELEGAETETGAGAAAGAGNDDVRHPGVPAESGSGPEASAGAATGAMMETAAGTAAGTGVPPAEVTMALRAVPPGAATAAGPPVSPAPPVPPVASHGADPLGPEAAAVTMPIPAVRAGAFDHQPVDGHDGRVDGADATTALPTPLAPSATAPSATDLSLFEADGGRGTPGAFDDRERPRRRGRTVLLGVGGAVVAVVAVAGFASGLFTYEAPSRNGAAPEDVRVSMPDPSPSTVSASPSASAGSATPTSASPSPSASASPSPSSASPSASSASPSPSRSASPTQTTPAATPTASAGGSGDDRSGATVLRRGDKGPEVVELQLRLTQLFLYDRDASGSYNEHVEDAVRNYQWSRGIQAPELGVYDRATRARLESETREP; this is encoded by the coding sequence ATGGACGAGGGGAGGGCCGAACGCGTGGACAAGCCGAAGGGGCACCTGTGCCCGGAGTGCGGAGCGCCGCGGGGGGCCGACAACACCCCGTCCTGCGACTGCCGTCAGCGGGCGTCCGAAGCCCTGCTGCACACCCGTACCGCGGAGGCGGCAGCGGCGGAGGACTTCGATCCGCTGCGGATACGGCCGTACGTGGAGCTGGAGGGCGCGGAGACCGAGACAGGGGCTGGAGCGGCGGCGGGGGCGGGGAACGACGACGTTCGGCATCCGGGGGTTCCGGCGGAGAGCGGGAGCGGGCCCGAAGCCTCGGCCGGAGCCGCGACCGGAGCCATGATGGAAACCGCTGCCGGAACCGCGGCCGGAACTGGTGTGCCCCCGGCGGAGGTCACCATGGCGCTGCGGGCCGTGCCCCCCGGGGCGGCCACCGCAGCGGGACCACCGGTGTCTCCGGCGCCTCCTGTGCCCCCTGTGGCTTCGCACGGGGCCGATCCGCTCGGACCGGAGGCCGCCGCCGTGACGATGCCGATCCCGGCCGTCCGCGCCGGCGCGTTCGACCACCAACCTGTGGACGGGCACGACGGCAGGGTGGATGGCGCAGACGCGACCACCGCGCTGCCGACGCCCCTGGCACCTTCGGCGACCGCGCCCAGCGCCACCGATCTGAGCCTGTTCGAGGCGGACGGCGGTCGGGGCACTCCGGGGGCGTTCGACGACCGGGAGCGGCCGCGCCGCCGGGGCCGTACGGTGCTGCTCGGCGTCGGTGGGGCCGTCGTCGCGGTGGTGGCGGTGGCCGGGTTCGCGAGTGGGCTGTTCACCTACGAGGCGCCCTCGCGCAACGGTGCGGCGCCCGAGGACGTACGCGTCAGCATGCCGGATCCGTCGCCGAGCACGGTGTCCGCCTCCCCGTCCGCCTCGGCCGGCTCCGCCACACCCACGTCCGCGTCACCGTCCCCGTCGGCCAGCGCGAGCCCGTCGCCGTCCTCGGCGTCACCGTCGGCGTCGAGCGCCTCGCCCTCGCCGTCCCGGTCGGCCTCGCCCACGCAGACCACACCGGCCGCCACGCCCACCGCGTCCGCGGGCGGGTCCGGCGACGACCGGTCCGGCGCGACCGTTCTGCGGCGCGGCGACAAGGGGCCCGAGGTGGTCGAACTCCAGCTGCGGCTGACCCAGTTGTTCCTCTACGACCGGGACGCGAGCGGCAGCTACAACGAACATGTCGAGGACGCCGTGCGCAACTACCAGTGGTCGCGCGGCATCCAGGCGCCCGAACTCGGTGTGTACGACCGGGCGACCCGGGCTCGGCTGGAGTCGGAGACGCGGGAGCCGTAG
- a CDS encoding DedA family protein: MVALSVLLDVFLPVLPSGVLVITAATAAAAGSGAATGQVPHRVPDILALTLCAATASVLGDLVAYRLAWRGGERLDRAIARSRRLTTAQERLGGALSGGGGALVVLARFAPAGRSVVSLVAGAAHRRVRDFLPWSVLAGIAWAAYSVALGYLGAQWLGATWLATAVSLLALFGAGAAAAYVMRRQPA; encoded by the coding sequence ATGGTCGCGCTGTCGGTCCTGCTGGACGTCTTTCTGCCGGTCCTGCCGAGCGGGGTGCTCGTCATCACCGCCGCCACGGCAGCGGCCGCGGGCTCCGGCGCGGCGACCGGCCAGGTCCCGCACCGGGTCCCCGACATCCTGGCCCTGACCCTCTGCGCCGCCACCGCCTCCGTCCTGGGCGACCTGGTGGCCTACCGGCTGGCCTGGCGGGGCGGCGAGCGCCTCGACCGGGCGATCGCCCGCTCCCGCCGGCTGACCACCGCGCAGGAACGTCTCGGCGGGGCCCTCTCCGGTGGCGGCGGCGCGCTGGTCGTCCTCGCCCGCTTCGCCCCGGCCGGCCGCTCGGTCGTCTCCCTGGTCGCGGGCGCCGCCCACCGCCGCGTCCGCGACTTCCTCCCCTGGTCGGTCCTCGCCGGCATCGCCTGGGCCGCCTACAGCGTCGCCCTCGGCTACCTGGGCGCCCAATGGCTGGGCGCGACCTGGCTGGCCACGGCCGTATCCCTACTCGCCCTCTTCGGAGCAGGCGCAGCAGCGGCCTACGTCATGCGCCGCCAACCGGCCTGA